Proteins encoded in a region of the Halobacteriovoraceae bacterium genome:
- a CDS encoding deoxyribodipyrimidine photo-lyase, producing the protein MKQKYTIFWFRRDLRIEDNIGLHYALKSEFPVVPVFIFDKHILEKLHSKKDLRVQFIHDTLLVLKKDLNMLGSDLIVFHDSPIDAWKKILEKYNVTNVFTNEDYEPDAIKRDNEIEQLLGKMDVVFHSFKDQCIFAKDEILKKNGTPYTVYTPYKNKWYELLTPKAIASIINRPLFKNFAQLSSTSFPSLNSIGFEKCEPFDLVKSIKTKIIKEYDLKRDLPALNATSHLSLHLRFGTVSVRKCAQVGLEINKTWLNELIWREFFMQILFHYPNVVKGPFKEKYSNIQWINDKSQFKKWREGKTGYPLVDAGMRELNQTGFMHNRVRMLTASFLVKHLLIDWRWGEKYFAEKLLDFDLSANNGNWQWVAGTGCDAAPYFRIFNPEIQLKKFDKNFDYVKKWIPEFGTSKYPEKMIDHQYAYQRALLAYKEALNG; encoded by the coding sequence ATGAAACAAAAATACACAATTTTTTGGTTTAGAAGAGATCTTAGAATCGAAGATAATATAGGGCTACATTATGCCTTAAAATCAGAATTTCCAGTTGTTCCTGTTTTTATTTTTGACAAACATATTCTTGAGAAACTTCATAGTAAAAAAGATCTGAGAGTACAATTTATTCATGATACACTTCTTGTCCTTAAAAAAGACCTAAATATGCTTGGTAGTGATTTAATTGTGTTTCATGATTCTCCAATTGATGCATGGAAAAAGATATTAGAAAAATATAATGTAACAAATGTATTTACAAATGAAGACTACGAACCTGATGCCATTAAAAGAGATAATGAAATTGAACAATTATTGGGAAAAATGGATGTAGTATTTCATTCATTTAAGGACCAATGTATTTTTGCAAAAGATGAAATCCTTAAAAAAAATGGAACTCCGTATACGGTCTACACTCCCTATAAAAATAAATGGTATGAATTACTAACACCTAAAGCTATTGCCAGCATTATAAATAGGCCATTATTCAAAAATTTTGCACAATTAAGCTCAACTTCTTTTCCATCTTTAAATTCTATTGGTTTTGAGAAATGTGAACCATTTGATCTAGTCAAATCAATAAAAACCAAAATAATAAAAGAATATGATCTCAAACGAGATTTACCCGCACTAAATGCAACAAGTCACCTAAGTCTTCATCTACGTTTTGGTACAGTGAGTGTGAGAAAATGTGCTCAGGTTGGTCTAGAAATTAACAAAACTTGGTTAAATGAACTTATTTGGCGAGAATTTTTTATGCAGATACTCTTTCACTATCCCAATGTAGTAAAAGGGCCATTTAAAGAAAAATACTCAAACATACAATGGATCAATGATAAATCACAATTCAAAAAATGGCGTGAAGGTAAAACTGGGTATCCACTAGTTGATGCAGGAATGAGAGAATTGAATCAAACTGGATTTATGCACAACAGAGTTAGAATGCTTACCGCTAGTTTTCTCGTAAAACACCTCTTAATTGATTGGAGATGGGGTGAAAAATATTTTGCTGAAAAGCTTTTAGATTTTGATTTAAGTGCAAATAATGGAAATTGGCAATGGGTTGCGGGTACTGGATGTGACGCCGCTCCTTATTTCAGAATATTCAATCCTGAAATCCAACTAAAAAAATTTGACAAGAATTTTGACTACGTAAAAAAGTGGATTCCAGAATTTGGAACGAGTAAATATCCTGAAAAAATGATAGATCATCAATATGCGTATCAAAGGGCCCTTCTGGCTTATAAAGAAGCATTAAATGGATAA